The Benincasa hispida cultivar B227 chromosome 9, ASM972705v1, whole genome shotgun sequence genome has a segment encoding these proteins:
- the LOC120085289 gene encoding dihydroorotase, mitochondrial-like isoform X1 — protein MTKTLGLPFQPLKSPVQKFEGLKFIRRQGPKMQLTLTQPDDWHLHLRDGDLLKAVLPHSASNFGRAIVMPNLKPPITTTAAAVAYRDSILKALPSNSNFVPLMTLYLTDTMSPNEIKLARRSGAVYAVKLYPAGATTNSQDGVTDLFGKCLPVLEEMVEQDMPLLVHGEVTNPDVDMFDREKVFIETVLKPLIERLPKLKVVMEHITTADAAKFVQSCEHGLLAATVTPQHLLLNRNSLFQGGLQPHNYCLPVLKRETHRQAIVSAVTSGSKKFFLGTDSAPHERRRKECSCGCAGIYSAPIALSLYAKVFEEVGALDKLEAFTSFNGPDFYGLPRNTSKITLHKAPWQVPKSFSFPFGDIVPMFAGETLEWQPCFN, from the exons ATGACAAAGACTTTGGGCCTTCCGTTCCAA CCACTGAAATCACCTGTGCAAAAGTTTGAAGGACTCAAGTTCATAAGGCGTCAAGGGCCAAAAATGCAGCTCACACTCACTCAACCTGATGATTGGCATCTTCATCTTCGTGATGGTGATCTCTTAAAAGCTGTTCTCCCTCACAG TGCAAGTAACTTTGGAAGGGCTATTGTGATGCCAAATCTGAAGCCACCCATCACTACCACAGCTGCTGCTGTGGCTTATCGAGATTCAATCTTGAAAGCGTTACCGTCCAATAGCAACTTTGTTCCTCTTATGACCCTTTATTTGACAGATACAATGAGCCCCAACGAGATCAAGCTTGCAA GAAGAAGTGGGGCCGTTTATGCTGTAAAATTGTATCCTGCTGGTGCTACAACCAATTCCCAAGATGGTGTTACAGATCTTTTCGGGAAGTGTCTACCTGTTCTTGAGGAGATGGTTGAACAGGATATGCCTCTGTTG GTTCATGGTGAGGTAACAAATCCTGATGTTGACATGTTTGATCGTGAGAAGGTCTTCATTGAAACTGTATTGAAACCCCTGATTGAGAGGCTTCCAAAACTGAAGGTGGTGATGGAGCATATTACTACTGCCGATGCTGCTAAGTTTGTTCAGTCTTGTGAACACG GACTTTTAGCAGCAACAGTCACTCCACAACATCTTCTTCTGAACAGGAATTCTCTTTTTCAAGGAGGATTGCAGCCACATAATTACTGTCTTCCAGTACTCAAGAGAGAGACTCACA GGCAGGCAATTGTGTCCGCTGTGACCAGTGGAAGTAAAAAATTTTTCCTTGGAACCGATAGTGCTCCACACGAGAGACGAAGGAAAGAATGTTCTTGTGGTTGTGCTGGTATATACAGTGCCCCTATCGCCTTATCATTATATGCAAAGGTGTTTGAAGAG GTGGGTGCTCTTGATAAATTAGAAGCATTCACAAGTTTCAATGGACCAGACTTCTATGGGCTCCCCAGAAACACGTCAAAAATTACACTGCACAAGGCTCCATGGCAGGTTCCAAAGTCTTTTTCATTTCCCTTTGGAGATATTGTTCCAATGTTTGCAGGTGAGACACTTGAGTGGCAGCCATGCTTCAATTGA
- the LOC120085289 gene encoding dihydroorotase, mitochondrial-like isoform X2, producing MQLTLTQPDDWHLHLRDGDLLKAVLPHSASNFGRAIVMPNLKPPITTTAAAVAYRDSILKALPSNSNFVPLMTLYLTDTMSPNEIKLARRSGAVYAVKLYPAGATTNSQDGVTDLFGKCLPVLEEMVEQDMPLLVHGEVTNPDVDMFDREKVFIETVLKPLIERLPKLKVVMEHITTADAAKFVQSCEHGLLAATVTPQHLLLNRNSLFQGGLQPHNYCLPVLKRETHRQAIVSAVTSGSKKFFLGTDSAPHERRRKECSCGCAGIYSAPIALSLYAKVFEEVGALDKLEAFTSFNGPDFYGLPRNTSKITLHKAPWQVPKSFSFPFGDIVPMFAGETLEWQPCFN from the exons ATGCAGCTCACACTCACTCAACCTGATGATTGGCATCTTCATCTTCGTGATGGTGATCTCTTAAAAGCTGTTCTCCCTCACAG TGCAAGTAACTTTGGAAGGGCTATTGTGATGCCAAATCTGAAGCCACCCATCACTACCACAGCTGCTGCTGTGGCTTATCGAGATTCAATCTTGAAAGCGTTACCGTCCAATAGCAACTTTGTTCCTCTTATGACCCTTTATTTGACAGATACAATGAGCCCCAACGAGATCAAGCTTGCAA GAAGAAGTGGGGCCGTTTATGCTGTAAAATTGTATCCTGCTGGTGCTACAACCAATTCCCAAGATGGTGTTACAGATCTTTTCGGGAAGTGTCTACCTGTTCTTGAGGAGATGGTTGAACAGGATATGCCTCTGTTG GTTCATGGTGAGGTAACAAATCCTGATGTTGACATGTTTGATCGTGAGAAGGTCTTCATTGAAACTGTATTGAAACCCCTGATTGAGAGGCTTCCAAAACTGAAGGTGGTGATGGAGCATATTACTACTGCCGATGCTGCTAAGTTTGTTCAGTCTTGTGAACACG GACTTTTAGCAGCAACAGTCACTCCACAACATCTTCTTCTGAACAGGAATTCTCTTTTTCAAGGAGGATTGCAGCCACATAATTACTGTCTTCCAGTACTCAAGAGAGAGACTCACA GGCAGGCAATTGTGTCCGCTGTGACCAGTGGAAGTAAAAAATTTTTCCTTGGAACCGATAGTGCTCCACACGAGAGACGAAGGAAAGAATGTTCTTGTGGTTGTGCTGGTATATACAGTGCCCCTATCGCCTTATCATTATATGCAAAGGTGTTTGAAGAG GTGGGTGCTCTTGATAAATTAGAAGCATTCACAAGTTTCAATGGACCAGACTTCTATGGGCTCCCCAGAAACACGTCAAAAATTACACTGCACAAGGCTCCATGGCAGGTTCCAAAGTCTTTTTCATTTCCCTTTGGAGATATTGTTCCAATGTTTGCAGGTGAGACACTTGAGTGGCAGCCATGCTTCAATTGA